One genomic segment of Candidatus Krumholzibacteriia bacterium includes these proteins:
- a CDS encoding ATP-binding protein — protein sequence MASSSAGRQLRSLLVVGAALPLLAVGLELASTARLATERAATECGLITRNVARQLDFLANDDVDAPLAELALDPRLQQVLDDAIAEAPSILQVSLCDTNGAVVATSPGMGRGEETRPHPPLPKIENLAQAFAVVWDLRAVDRVYLAESRVSQGTRPFASIRIQVAGTFLRDGVQSAFYRGVVGTLAFIGLVLAAGWVLSRLAGTRLRDLEAGVSAMRAGRFDATIPESGADEFARLARELNLLGRQIHEEREKLGAEHTLYRAVDLLGDGILALGPRQEIILTNALACRWLGLPPHLSQGRRLESLLAAEHPLHALCAELRNGGEKSLSVRLTAVQDGELLVAVGHRIEAVEDPPGGLLIEIQRANEHLAMHSLIDQSKVLTVLGDMAAGFAHELRGRLQSIVFDLDAMVAAVADDPASAGEQGRAMSEKVRNLDRFISGFLRLSRLRPALVEPLRLEACVEEVCASLAADATLAGVEIEFQPAEGVPAVLADKAILCHALENVLRNAIQAQPSQNGRILVRTTCRQERAFVSIADTGPGIPAENLQRVFDVFYTTRPEGSGVGLALVRQAVEMHGGQVEIASDPATGTEVTLSLPTSTGSVSSLMLSSLESVDAKPATAARLA from the coding sequence ATGGCTTCCTCCTCGGCGGGCCGCCAGCTTCGCTCCCTGCTGGTCGTCGGCGCGGCGCTGCCGCTTCTCGCCGTCGGTTTGGAGCTGGCGAGCACGGCGCGGCTCGCGACCGAACGGGCGGCCACCGAGTGCGGCTTGATCACCCGCAACGTGGCACGCCAGCTCGACTTCCTGGCCAACGACGATGTCGACGCGCCGCTGGCCGAGCTGGCGCTGGACCCGCGCCTGCAGCAGGTGCTGGACGACGCCATCGCCGAAGCCCCTTCGATCCTGCAGGTTTCCCTCTGCGACACGAACGGCGCCGTCGTCGCCACCAGCCCCGGCATGGGTCGCGGCGAGGAGACACGCCCGCATCCACCCCTTCCCAAGATCGAGAACCTGGCGCAGGCGTTCGCCGTAGTCTGGGACCTGCGCGCCGTGGACCGCGTCTACCTGGCGGAGTCGCGCGTCTCCCAGGGGACGCGGCCCTTCGCCTCGATCCGCATCCAGGTGGCAGGAACCTTCCTGCGTGACGGTGTGCAATCGGCCTTTTACCGTGGCGTCGTCGGCACTCTCGCTTTCATCGGCCTGGTCCTTGCCGCCGGTTGGGTGCTCTCGCGCTTGGCGGGCACCCGCCTCCGCGATCTCGAAGCCGGCGTCTCGGCGATGCGCGCCGGCCGCTTCGATGCCACGATTCCCGAGTCGGGCGCCGACGAGTTCGCCCGCTTGGCGCGCGAGCTCAACCTGCTCGGCCGTCAGATCCACGAGGAGCGGGAGAAGCTGGGAGCGGAGCACACCCTCTACCGCGCCGTCGATCTCCTCGGCGACGGCATTCTGGCGCTCGGTCCGCGGCAGGAGATCATTCTCACCAATGCGCTCGCCTGCCGCTGGCTCGGCCTGCCACCGCACCTGAGCCAGGGCCGGCGGCTCGAGTCTCTCCTTGCCGCGGAGCATCCCCTCCACGCTCTGTGTGCGGAGCTGCGCAATGGCGGCGAGAAGAGTCTCTCGGTGCGCTTGACCGCCGTGCAAGACGGGGAGCTCCTGGTCGCCGTGGGACATCGGATCGAGGCGGTAGAGGACCCGCCCGGCGGGCTCCTGATCGAAATCCAGCGCGCTAACGAGCATCTGGCCATGCACAGCTTGATCGATCAATCGAAAGTGCTGACGGTGTTGGGGGACATGGCGGCGGGCTTCGCGCACGAGCTGCGCGGGCGCCTGCAGTCCATCGTTTTCGACCTCGATGCCATGGTGGCAGCGGTGGCCGACGATCCGGCGAGCGCCGGAGAGCAGGGGCGTGCCATGTCCGAGAAGGTGCGCAACTTGGATCGGTTCATCAGCGGCTTCCTCCGCCTCTCCCGCTTGCGCCCCGCGCTGGTGGAGCCGCTGCGCCTCGAGGCTTGCGTCGAAGAGGTGTGCGCCTCGCTTGCCGCCGACGCCACTCTCGCCGGCGTCGAGATCGAGTTCCAACCGGCAGAGGGAGTACCCGCGGTTCTCGCCGACAAAGCGATCTTGTGCCACGCATTGGAGAACGTGCTGCGGAACGCCATCCAAGCGCAGCCGTCGCAGAACGGGCGGATTCTCGTCCGCACCACGTGTAGGCAGGAACGGGCCTTCGTTTCCATCGCGGACACCGGCCCGGGGATCCCGGCGGAAAACCTGCAGCGTGTGTTCGACGTCTTCTACACCACGCGTCCCGAAGGCTCGGGCGTGGGCCTTGCCCTGGTGCGGCAGGCGGTGGAGATGCACGGCGGCCAGGTCGAGATCGCTTCGGATCCCGCCACGGGCACCGAGGTCACGCTATCCTTGCCCACGAGCACCGGCAGCGTCAGTTCCTTGATGCTGTCGAGCCTGGAGAGTGTCGATGCGAAGCCAGCGACAGCAGCGCGCCTGGCGTGA
- a CDS encoding SdrD B-like domain-containing protein, protein MRISRAAAVLVALGALTFGACNDPGAPPSSTSSTDYHGIYDAGSKSLVFRLEAPDGGPSAFQLVVTHLTQDPSTHEVHASVAIRNTTGEVQPGPRGVDVFGFVPQDVRPVNGDCIEAECLNCPAECFYEHSGTYGDDGALGPGETSEPLEWIVYNPSDESFAFRARIEPGTAQPGDGTISGAVFHDLNGNGHREDGEAGLEGATVSLVHDTSVQTATTDARGNYAFQVADPGLYELVWEPGRCPPSTPTRLQVLVLRRSDGTLSGFAEGDFGCFAGGDFSILVTGRVFIDHNRNGLPDMGEPGLPGVVLGGSTACPTFAPIEAHTDRRGNYGMLLPPCPPFISVALYQIDGYVFTSPNPVLFENLPPGPGPLRADFGVAPASP, encoded by the coding sequence ATGAGGATTTCTCGAGCAGCGGCCGTCTTGGTGGCGCTCGGCGCGCTCACCTTCGGCGCCTGCAACGATCCCGGGGCGCCACCCTCGTCGACATCCTCCACGGACTACCACGGTATCTACGATGCCGGCTCCAAGAGCCTCGTTTTTCGGCTCGAAGCTCCGGATGGCGGACCGAGCGCCTTCCAGCTCGTGGTGACCCACCTGACCCAGGACCCGTCGACACACGAGGTGCACGCCTCGGTCGCGATCCGGAACACGACCGGTGAGGTGCAGCCGGGTCCCCGGGGCGTCGACGTTTTCGGCTTCGTTCCCCAAGACGTGAGACCAGTCAACGGCGACTGCATCGAAGCGGAATGCCTCAACTGCCCGGCCGAATGCTTCTACGAACACAGCGGCACCTACGGCGATGACGGCGCCCTCGGGCCGGGGGAAACCTCCGAACCTCTGGAGTGGATCGTCTACAACCCGTCGGACGAGAGTTTCGCCTTCCGCGCCCGCATCGAGCCCGGCACCGCGCAACCTGGCGACGGCACGATCTCCGGCGCCGTCTTCCACGATTTGAATGGGAACGGGCACAGGGAGGACGGGGAGGCGGGTCTCGAGGGCGCCACAGTATCCCTCGTCCATGACACCTCGGTGCAGACTGCCACCACGGATGCGCGCGGGAACTATGCCTTCCAGGTGGCGGATCCAGGTCTGTACGAGCTGGTCTGGGAGCCGGGACGCTGCCCGCCTTCGACGCCGACACGGCTGCAGGTGCTGGTGCTGCGCCGCTCCGATGGCACGCTTTCGGGCTTCGCCGAGGGCGATTTCGGCTGCTTCGCTGGCGGCGATTTCTCGATTTTAGTCACCGGGCGCGTCTTCATCGATCACAACCGCAACGGCCTGCCGGACATGGGGGAGCCCGGCCTCCCTGGAGTCGTGCTCGGGGGCTCTACCGCGTGCCCGACCTTCGCGCCCATCGAGGCGCACACCGACCGGCGCGGGAACTACGGCATGCTGCTCCCGCCCTGCCCACCGTTCATCAGCGTGGCGCTCTATCAGATCGATGGCTATGTCTTCACGAGCCCGAACCCGGTGCTCTTCGAGAACCTGCCACCGGGCCCTGGCCCTCTGCGGGCCGACTTCGGCGTGGCGCCGGCGAGTCCCTGA
- the nhaR gene encoding transcriptional activator NhaR, whose product MEWLNYHHLFYFWKVVRAGSITRASRELHLAPSTISAQMRMLEEQLGEKLLARQGRTVAPTDVGRMVVRYAEEIFGIGRELMDAVKQRPTGRPLRLVIGVDDVLPKDVAYHLIKPALRLPEPVRILCREASLERLLADLAVHEIDLVLSDALVTPTVNVRAYNHFLGECGVMFVGTPNLAKLYRRSFPKSLDGAPILLPTDDTAIRRSLDQWLEAQNVRPVLIGEFEDLALMRVFGQAGVGIFPVPSVVEKHFEKQFHLERVGLAHEVRTRFYAISTEKKLKHPAVVAICDTARQTLFRSFNTRSRSTTRSRSNRMKSKDSRR is encoded by the coding sequence ATGGAATGGCTCAACTACCATCACCTTTTTTACTTTTGGAAGGTCGTCCGGGCGGGCAGCATTACTCGGGCTTCTCGCGAGCTCCACCTCGCACCCTCGACGATCAGCGCCCAGATGCGAATGCTCGAAGAGCAGCTCGGGGAGAAGTTGCTGGCCCGACAGGGCCGAACTGTCGCTCCGACCGACGTCGGCCGCATGGTCGTTCGCTATGCAGAGGAGATCTTCGGGATCGGTCGGGAGCTCATGGACGCGGTCAAGCAGCGTCCCACTGGCCGCCCGCTCCGTCTCGTCATCGGCGTCGACGACGTCTTGCCGAAGGACGTAGCCTACCACCTCATCAAGCCGGCACTACGCCTTCCTGAACCAGTCCGCATCCTCTGCCGAGAGGCGAGTCTCGAGCGGCTCCTCGCCGATCTCGCCGTGCACGAGATAGACCTCGTGCTGTCGGACGCCCTCGTCACCCCCACCGTGAATGTCCGCGCCTACAACCATTTTCTCGGAGAGTGTGGCGTGATGTTCGTGGGCACGCCCAATCTGGCCAAACTCTACCGGCGGTCGTTCCCTAAGTCGCTTGACGGGGCTCCGATTCTGCTTCCGACCGATGACACCGCGATTCGGCGGAGTCTTGATCAATGGCTCGAAGCCCAGAACGTTCGGCCAGTGCTGATCGGGGAATTCGAGGATCTTGCCTTGATGCGGGTATTCGGACAGGCGGGCGTTGGGATCTTCCCAGTTCCCTCGGTGGTCGAGAAGCATTTCGAAAAGCAATTCCATCTCGAGCGCGTCGGCCTTGCTCACGAGGTGCGCACTCGGTTCTATGCCATCTCCACCGAGAAGAAGCTCAAGCATCCCGCCGTTGTCGCGATCTGCGACACCGCTCGACAGACGTTGTTTCGCTCGTTCAACACTCGTTCTCGGTCTACGACGCGCAGTCGTAGCAACAGAATGAAGTCAAAAGACTCCCGTCGCTGA
- a CDS encoding lmo0937 family membrane protein produces the protein MLRAVAVLLLILWLFGIAFSYTLGGFIHTLLVLALASLLLPAVQNRRSERGLSKADSVARRDNR, from the coding sequence ATGTTGCGGGCGGTGGCGGTGCTGCTTCTGATCCTGTGGCTGTTCGGCATCGCCTTTTCGTACACCCTGGGCGGGTTCATCCATACCTTGCTCGTTCTGGCGCTGGCATCGTTGCTCCTGCCCGCCGTGCAGAACCGCCGCAGCGAGCGCGGCCTGTCCAAGGCCGACTCGGTGGCGAGGAGGGACAACCGGTGA
- a CDS encoding glycine zipper family protein, whose product MRTMRRFEAGLAGILTIVIAITLRAATWAAQTSPPPAQSQQPAQTPPATTAPPPAAATAAPQMTMKEAKQKLGIVVFPAKEQTPEQQEADELACLQWAANETGIKPNQPPPDAKAAGDQAKAQVDSVAGKAGAKGAAKGAAAGAIIGAIAGDAGTGAAIGAAAGGVGGRRAKKKAEAQAEAGAEAKVNAEQQAKLDALKKAMGACLESKGYTVK is encoded by the coding sequence ATGCGTACGATGAGAAGGTTCGAGGCTGGGCTCGCGGGCATTCTGACCATTGTGATCGCGATCACGCTGCGAGCCGCCACATGGGCAGCGCAAACGTCACCGCCGCCAGCCCAGAGCCAGCAGCCCGCGCAGACTCCGCCGGCGACGACGGCACCCCCGCCGGCCGCCGCGACCGCCGCCCCGCAGATGACGATGAAGGAAGCGAAGCAGAAGCTCGGCATCGTCGTCTTCCCGGCCAAGGAGCAAACACCGGAACAGCAGGAAGCAGACGAGCTAGCCTGCTTGCAGTGGGCGGCGAACGAGACTGGCATCAAGCCGAATCAGCCGCCGCCCGACGCCAAGGCGGCAGGCGATCAAGCCAAAGCGCAAGTGGACTCGGTCGCCGGGAAGGCCGGAGCCAAGGGCGCGGCCAAGGGTGCCGCAGCGGGGGCCATCATCGGCGCCATCGCCGGCGATGCCGGCACCGGTGCCGCCATCGGCGCTGCGGCGGGAGGAGTCGGGGGGCGCCGGGCGAAGAAAAAGGCCGAGGCACAGGCCGAAGCCGGGGCGGAAGCCAAGGTGAACGCGGAACAGCAGGCGAAGCTCGACGCCCTCAAGAAGGCCATGGGGGCGTGCCTCGAATCCAAGGGCTACACGGTGAAGTGA
- a CDS encoding RNA-binding protein: MSQKIYVGNLAWSSTETQIRELFAQYGTVTSVNMITDRETGRSRGFAFVEMEGGAEQAIRALDKTDLDGRPLNVNEARPRAEGAGQGGRGRW, from the coding sequence ATGTCGCAGAAGATTTACGTGGGGAACCTTGCCTGGAGCTCCACCGAAACGCAGATCCGTGAGCTCTTCGCCCAGTACGGGACGGTCACCTCGGTGAACATGATCACCGATCGAGAGACCGGGCGTTCCCGCGGTTTCGCCTTTGTCGAGATGGAAGGCGGCGCCGAGCAGGCGATCCGCGCCCTCGACAAGACTGATCTGGACGGCCGGCCGCTCAACGTCAACGAGGCCCGGCCGCGCGCCGAGGGCGCGGGCCAGGGTGGGCGCGGGCGCTGGTAG
- a CDS encoding carbon starvation CstA family protein, producing the protein MTVHALPLVIGVLCLFAIAYRYYSAFLAAKVAVLDDTRVTPAHRLNDGQNYHPTHKWVLFGHHFAAISGAGPLVGPVLAAQFGFLPGLLWLVIGVVLAGTVQDFLVLAFSVRRDGRSLADMARAEIGPLAGVTASLAILFIIVNALAGLGLVVVKALGGETLTRPDGSILHIPGSSWGTFTIACSIPIALFVGLWMYRLRKGKIGEASAVGALAVLGCTWLGSLIPGSPLERFFSLSQHQVTIAIAVYGFIASVLPVWLLLCPRDYLSSYLKIGTVAALVIGVVLVNPPLQMPPLTDFVHGGGPLVPGKVFPFVFITIMCGAISGFHSLVASGTTPKMLDRESHARPIGYAAMLIEGLVGVVALIAACSLPPGDYFAINIDLAKQAQWKPILEKMGFAVEHLPAYEAAVREQLQGRSGGAVSLAVGMAQIFTAIPVFRALTSFWYHFAIMFEALFILTTIDTGTRVARFLVQEMLGRVHPRLGRPDFLPAAVFATAFVVLAWGYFIWAGSIDTIWPMFGISNQLLAVVALSVAGTVLVNSGRARYLWATLIPMLFVTCTTLTAGYQLVFQRFLPMARTAADAATRFKGALDAWLTIIMVLCVALILLQVGRRWLAVARGTAVAAPVLRAAVPDGRPPNGCC; encoded by the coding sequence TTGACCGTTCATGCCCTGCCCCTCGTGATCGGCGTTCTCTGCCTCTTCGCCATCGCCTACCGTTACTACTCCGCCTTCCTCGCCGCCAAGGTGGCGGTTCTCGACGACACGCGGGTCACCCCAGCGCATCGCCTGAACGACGGCCAGAATTACCACCCCACCCACAAGTGGGTCCTCTTCGGTCATCACTTCGCCGCCATCAGCGGCGCCGGCCCCCTGGTGGGCCCGGTGCTGGCGGCGCAGTTCGGCTTTCTCCCCGGTCTGCTATGGCTCGTCATCGGGGTCGTCCTGGCAGGAACGGTCCAGGATTTCCTGGTGCTCGCGTTCTCCGTCCGCCGCGACGGTCGCTCCCTCGCCGACATGGCGCGGGCCGAGATCGGGCCGCTCGCCGGCGTGACTGCCTCCCTCGCCATCCTCTTCATCATCGTCAACGCCCTCGCCGGCCTCGGTCTGGTGGTGGTGAAAGCGCTGGGGGGCGAAACGCTCACCAGGCCCGACGGCTCGATCCTGCACATCCCCGGCTCGTCCTGGGGCACCTTCACCATCGCCTGCTCGATCCCGATCGCGCTCTTCGTGGGCCTGTGGATGTACCGGCTGCGCAAGGGCAAGATCGGCGAAGCCTCGGCAGTCGGCGCCCTCGCGGTCCTGGGCTGTACCTGGCTCGGCAGCTTGATCCCGGGCTCGCCGCTCGAGCGCTTCTTCAGCTTGAGCCAGCACCAGGTGACCATCGCCATCGCCGTGTACGGCTTCATCGCCTCCGTGCTGCCAGTCTGGTTGCTCCTCTGCCCGCGGGACTACCTCTCCTCCTATCTCAAGATCGGCACGGTGGCGGCTCTCGTCATCGGCGTCGTGCTCGTCAATCCACCGCTGCAGATGCCGCCTCTGACCGACTTCGTCCACGGCGGCGGGCCTCTCGTGCCCGGCAAGGTCTTCCCGTTCGTCTTCATCACCATCATGTGCGGCGCGATCTCGGGCTTCCATTCCCTGGTGGCCTCGGGAACGACGCCGAAGATGCTGGATCGAGAATCCCACGCCCGCCCCATCGGCTACGCGGCGATGCTCATCGAGGGCCTGGTGGGCGTGGTGGCACTCATCGCCGCCTGCTCGCTGCCGCCGGGAGACTACTTCGCCATCAACATCGATCTCGCCAAGCAGGCGCAGTGGAAGCCGATCCTGGAGAAGATGGGATTCGCCGTCGAGCACCTGCCGGCCTACGAGGCGGCCGTGCGCGAGCAACTGCAGGGGCGCTCCGGTGGGGCGGTCTCCCTCGCTGTCGGCATGGCGCAGATCTTCACCGCGATCCCGGTGTTCCGCGCCCTCACCTCGTTCTGGTACCACTTCGCCATCATGTTCGAGGCGCTGTTCATCCTCACCACGATCGATACGGGGACGCGCGTGGCGCGTTTCCTCGTGCAAGAAATGTTGGGGCGCGTGCACCCGCGGCTCGGGCGCCCGGACTTCCTCCCCGCCGCGGTCTTCGCGACGGCGTTCGTCGTGCTCGCCTGGGGTTACTTCATCTGGGCCGGTTCGATCGACACCATCTGGCCGATGTTCGGCATCTCCAACCAGCTCCTGGCGGTGGTGGCGCTGTCGGTGGCGGGGACGGTGCTCGTCAACAGCGGCCGGGCGCGTTACCTCTGGGCGACCCTGATCCCGATGTTGTTCGTGACCTGCACCACGCTCACCGCGGGCTACCAGCTCGTCTTCCAGCGCTTCCTGCCCATGGCGCGCACGGCCGCGGATGCAGCGACGCGCTTCAAGGGAGCTCTCGACGCCTGGCTCACCATCATCATGGTGTTGTGCGTGGCGTTGATCCTGCTGCAGGTGGGGCGCCGTTGGCTGGCCGTCGCCCGCGGCACGGCCGTCGCTGCACCGGTCCTCCGCGCGGCGGTGCCCGACGGCCGGCCTCCCAACGGTTGCTGCTGA
- the glgX gene encoding glycogen debranching protein GlgX, producing the protein MTTRAPSWPGSAFPLGATPHPHGVNFCVYAREATAVSLLLFDRPGDSQPSRAVDLDPVRNRTEAYWHVFVPGVLHGQEYAWRVDGPSAPERGLRFDPRCELLDPYGRGIAIESRLVPGTSGAARPALRSVVVDTSRYDWEGDQPLRLPVTETIIYEMHVRGFTRHPSSRVAPEKRGTYAGVIEKIPYLRDLGITAVELMPVFQFDPNDAPPGRMNYWGYSPLGFFAPHTGYAMRADALGAQDEFRDMVKALHRAGIEVILDVVYNHTAEGGENGPTFCFKGLANDEYYMLEEDRRHYANFTGTGNTINANHPVVRRLILDSLRYWVQEMHVDGFRFDLASVLARDETGQPRDNAPVLWDIETDPVLAGTKLIAEAWDAAGLYQVGTFLGHTWKEWNGRFRDDVRGFLRGDEGTVSRLASRLLGSPDLYGHEEREPEQSINFVTSHDGFTLEDLVTYERKHNEANGEDNRDGSDDNRSWNCGVEGPSSDPEVESLRHRQVKNFHVLNLFALGAPMLLMGDEMRRSQGGNNNAYCQDNETSWLDWSLAERHAGLLRFVRHLIRARVRRVQAAGREGESLNAFLRRARLEWHGVELHSPDWGPSSHTLAFTARAWGDGLVVHGMLNGYWEPLDFEVPEPGAGVRWKRWCDTSLDAPHDIVSFDAASEVQGERYRVQPRSIVLLFTGPPVPAGVPAWPQGEDLDAQRADSVAPHFTV; encoded by the coding sequence ATGACGACACGGGCTCCGAGCTGGCCTGGGAGCGCCTTCCCTCTAGGCGCCACGCCGCATCCCCACGGGGTGAACTTCTGCGTCTACGCGCGCGAGGCGACCGCGGTCTCCCTCCTTCTTTTCGACCGTCCTGGCGACTCCCAGCCGTCGCGCGCCGTCGACCTCGACCCGGTGCGCAATCGCACCGAAGCGTACTGGCACGTTTTCGTCCCCGGCGTCCTGCATGGTCAGGAGTACGCCTGGCGGGTCGACGGGCCCTCGGCTCCGGAGCGCGGCTTGCGCTTCGACCCGCGCTGCGAGCTCCTGGACCCGTACGGGCGCGGCATCGCCATCGAGTCCAGGCTGGTCCCGGGTACCAGCGGGGCGGCACGGCCGGCGCTCCGGAGCGTCGTGGTCGATACGAGTCGTTATGACTGGGAAGGCGACCAGCCGCTGCGACTGCCCGTCACGGAGACCATCATCTACGAGATGCACGTGCGCGGCTTCACGCGCCACCCGAGCTCGCGAGTGGCGCCGGAGAAACGGGGCACCTATGCCGGCGTGATCGAGAAGATCCCCTACCTCCGTGACCTGGGGATCACCGCGGTCGAGCTCATGCCAGTGTTCCAGTTCGATCCAAACGACGCCCCGCCGGGACGGATGAACTACTGGGGTTACTCGCCCCTGGGGTTCTTCGCGCCCCACACGGGCTACGCCATGCGGGCCGACGCGCTCGGAGCGCAGGACGAGTTCCGCGACATGGTGAAGGCCCTGCACCGCGCCGGGATCGAGGTGATCCTGGACGTGGTCTACAACCACACCGCCGAGGGCGGCGAGAACGGGCCCACGTTCTGCTTCAAGGGATTGGCCAACGACGAGTACTACATGCTCGAAGAGGATCGCCGGCACTACGCCAACTTCACGGGGACGGGGAACACGATCAACGCCAACCACCCGGTGGTGCGGCGGCTGATCCTCGACAGCCTGCGCTACTGGGTGCAGGAGATGCACGTCGACGGCTTCCGCTTCGACCTGGCCTCGGTGCTGGCCCGGGACGAGACGGGGCAGCCGCGGGACAACGCTCCCGTCCTTTGGGACATCGAGACCGACCCGGTGCTCGCCGGTACCAAACTCATCGCCGAAGCCTGGGATGCCGCTGGTCTCTACCAGGTGGGCACCTTCCTCGGTCACACCTGGAAAGAGTGGAACGGCCGCTTCCGGGACGATGTCCGCGGTTTCCTCCGTGGCGACGAAGGCACGGTGTCCCGTCTGGCCTCGCGCCTCCTGGGTAGCCCCGATCTCTACGGGCACGAAGAGCGCGAGCCCGAGCAGAGCATCAACTTCGTCACCTCCCACGACGGCTTCACGCTCGAGGACCTGGTCACCTACGAACGCAAGCACAACGAGGCCAACGGCGAGGACAACCGCGACGGCAGCGACGACAACCGCAGCTGGAACTGCGGCGTCGAGGGTCCGAGCAGCGATCCTGAAGTCGAGAGCCTGCGGCACCGGCAGGTGAAGAACTTCCATGTCCTCAACCTCTTCGCCTTGGGTGCGCCGATGCTCCTGATGGGAGACGAGATGCGCCGCAGCCAGGGGGGCAACAACAACGCCTACTGCCAGGACAACGAGACGAGCTGGCTCGACTGGTCGCTGGCCGAGCGGCACGCGGGGCTGCTGCGTTTCGTGCGTCATTTGATCCGGGCGCGGGTGCGCCGCGTGCAGGCGGCGGGCAGGGAAGGGGAGAGCCTGAACGCGTTCCTGCGCCGGGCGCGCCTCGAATGGCACGGCGTGGAGCTCCATTCCCCGGACTGGGGCCCGTCCTCACACACCTTGGCCTTCACCGCCCGTGCCTGGGGCGATGGGCTCGTCGTTCACGGCATGCTGAACGGCTACTGGGAGCCTCTCGACTTCGAGGTGCCGGAGCCGGGTGCGGGTGTACGCTGGAAGCGCTGGTGCGACACCTCCCTCGACGCGCCACACGACATCGTGAGCTTCGACGCGGCCTCCGAGGTGCAGGGGGAGCGCTACCGCGTACAACCTCGCTCCATCGTGCTCCTCTTCACCGGGCCCCCGGTGCCGGCGGGTGTGCCGGCTTGGCCCCAGGGTGAGGATCTCGACGCGCAGCGAGCCGATTCCGTCGCGCCTCACTTCACCGTGTAG
- a CDS encoding sigma-54 dependent transcriptional regulator, which produces MATTTDRQGNLLVVDDDERTRRGLSRVLGALGYAVHEAGTAKEALDRALAAPPDLVIVDLDLPDRNGMALIADLQERAVDATLVVLTGHGTIDSAVQAARKGVHDYLVKPVDRERLLHVVRTGMERAALRREVQDLRREVERSGRLKELVGRSPGMLEIFRLIEQFAASDAPVLITGESGTGKEVAARTIHRLSRRWGARLVPVNCAAIPENLLESEMFGHERGAFTGATMARAGCFELAHEGTLFFDEIGQMPATLQSKLLRALEDGQIRRVGGNKEIVVDVRVLAATNANIEDLLAKGAFREDLYYRLNVLTLHLPPLRERPEDIPVLAERFLASFAERESKALTGFAPETLAVLLAHPWPGNGRELRNAVERAVILSQAGEIQPQHLPSPVRGGAGAAAEVEESSLRLPLGTTIADAEKALILRTLETCHGNKTRAASMLGISVKTLYTKLHLYAQQ; this is translated from the coding sequence GTGGCCACCACGACGGACCGGCAGGGCAATCTCCTCGTCGTCGACGACGACGAGCGCACGCGCCGGGGCCTGTCCCGTGTTCTCGGCGCCCTGGGCTATGCCGTCCACGAGGCCGGGACGGCCAAAGAAGCCCTGGATCGTGCCCTTGCCGCCCCGCCAGACCTCGTCATCGTCGATCTCGATCTCCCCGATCGGAACGGCATGGCCTTGATCGCCGATCTGCAGGAGCGCGCCGTCGACGCGACGCTCGTGGTGCTCACCGGCCATGGCACGATCGACAGCGCCGTGCAGGCAGCGCGCAAGGGAGTGCACGACTACCTGGTCAAACCGGTGGATCGGGAACGGCTGCTCCACGTCGTCCGCACCGGGATGGAGCGCGCCGCGCTTCGCCGCGAGGTCCAGGACCTGCGCCGCGAGGTGGAGCGCAGCGGCCGTCTGAAGGAGCTGGTGGGGCGCTCTCCGGGGATGCTCGAGATCTTCCGACTCATCGAGCAGTTCGCCGCCTCCGATGCCCCGGTGCTCATCACCGGGGAGAGCGGCACCGGCAAAGAGGTCGCGGCACGGACGATCCACCGGCTGAGTCGCCGCTGGGGGGCACGGCTGGTGCCGGTGAACTGCGCCGCCATTCCGGAGAACCTGCTCGAGAGCGAGATGTTCGGCCACGAGCGCGGCGCCTTCACCGGCGCCACCATGGCGCGGGCCGGCTGCTTCGAGCTCGCCCACGAGGGCACGCTCTTCTTCGACGAGATCGGCCAGATGCCGGCGACGCTGCAGAGCAAGCTGTTGCGCGCCCTCGAAGATGGACAGATCCGCCGCGTCGGGGGAAACAAGGAGATCGTGGTCGACGTCCGCGTCCTCGCGGCGACGAACGCCAATATCGAAGATCTGCTCGCCAAGGGCGCCTTCCGCGAAGACCTGTACTACCGGCTCAACGTGCTGACCCTGCACCTGCCGCCGCTGCGCGAGCGCCCCGAGGACATCCCGGTGCTGGCCGAGCGCTTCCTCGCCTCCTTCGCCGAGCGCGAGAGCAAGGCGCTCACCGGTTTCGCGCCGGAAACGCTGGCGGTGCTCCTCGCCCATCCCTGGCCCGGAAACGGCCGCGAGCTGCGCAATGCCGTGGAGCGCGCTGTCATCCTCAGCCAGGCCGGGGAGATCCAGCCCCAGCACCTGCCCTCTCCGGTGCGGGGCGGCGCCGGGGCGGCCGCCGAGGTGGAGGAATCCAGCCTGCGCCTGCCGCTCGGCACCACCATCGCCGATGCCGAGAAGGCCCTGATCCTGCGCACGCTGGAGACCTGCCACGGAAACAAGACGCGGGCGGCGTCGATGCTCGGTATCAGCGTGAAGACGCTCTATACCAAGCTGCATTTGTACGCGCAGCAATGA